GTTACCATTAGTATCCTAGCGCTTACTGCGGTAAATTCTATCCCATCTATCACAGTTACATTTGGCGATGCACTACTTCTATGCTTTATCTCAGCTCTTGGTGCATGTGGCGCATCTGGTGTGGCTGGCGGCTCACTTCTTTTAGTGCCATTAGCGTGCGGTCTTTTTGGTATCGGCAACGACATTGC
This genomic interval from Campylobacter concisus contains the following:
- a CDS encoding cation:dicarboxylate symporter family transporter translates to VTISILALTAVNSIPSITVTFGDALLLCFISALGACGASGVAGGSLLLVPLACGLFGIGNDIAMQFVTVGFTIGVIQDSVETALNSSSDVLFTAVASETSN